The Anoxybacillus amylolyticus DNA segment AATCGCTACGAATTTCTGCGTCAATCTTAGTGGAACCGCCGTATACCGAACGGTACGTACGGTGGTGTGAGAGGTCGGGGGTTAATCACCCCCTCCTACTCGATTGCCTTAATAAGACGAATGCTAGAAATAGCTGCTTCGTGTTCAATTGAACGTCTAGAAAGAAGATCTAAAATTCGTTCGTGCTTTTCCATGTTTTGTTCTATTTTCTTAACAATTTCATTCGTCTCAAGCACTGCTTGTTGAACAAAGATAAACTCTTGCTTCGTAACCATGTTGGCTCTAATGTCTTCGAGCTCTTGTTTTGTCGCCATGTTGGCTCTAATGTCTTCGAGCTCTTGTTTTGTTGCCATGTTGGCTTTAATGTCTTCGAGCTCTTGTTTTGTTGCCATGTTGGCTTTAATGTCTTCGAGCTCTTGTTTTGTTGCCATGTTGGCTTTAATGTCTTCGAGCTCTTGTTTTGTCGCCATGTTGGCTTTAATGTCCTCAAGCTCTGTTGTGAAGTCCTGCTTTACTTCTCCCAGTTCTTGTTTCGTCGCCATATTTGCTTTAATATCTTCCAATTCTTTTGTGAAACTGTTCTTCACATCTTCGAGCTCTTGTTTTGTTGCCATGTTGGCTTTAATGTCCTCAAGCTCTGTTGTGAAGTTCTGCTTTACTTCTTCCAGCTCCTGCTTTGTTGCCATGTTCGTTTTGATGTCGCTTACTTCATGTTCAATAATTTGGAGCTTGTCCAAAATTTTCTGCAATATCACTTCCAAAGAAATCCCTCCTTCTACGAAAAATACACGATGGTAACCATGGAAAAGCGGCGTGTGGTGATGAATCGCTCCTTTCTTTGAGAAATGGGGAAACGAGCGTGTAGAGTAAGTGATTGAGGAAAAAGATGGTGTTGTCGTGCAGAACGTGTGGAGATAATCGTTTCCCATCCATATTATAAATGATTCACAGAAATTTGAAAATAACGTTTTGGGCATAGATTGTGTATGTGTCATTGTCGCTTCGTTAATATACGAATTAATTGCGCTACAACACCGAAAACGATGCCGAGCCCTGCAACAAAAAGAAAGGAAATGATGCTTGTTAAATCACTCCACCCGTCATTTGCTCGCGTCCATGAAAGGTAAAGTAAATAAAAGACTCCTCCTGCATAAAAGGTAAGTGAAACGGAGAAGTAAGTTGTCCCACCGAAAAAACCGCCAATTCCAGCTGCAATGGCTAAAAGGAGTGAAATAAGCGAAAAAGCAGTAACATTTTTTGAATCGATTTCCATATGCAACATAAAACGCGACAATAAAAGTACAATAAATAGTAGAAGAAAAATGCCACCGGTTAACCAAACCCAACGGAAGGGAAATTTAGGAAGAAGTTTGAGCATGTTTGTCACTCCTTTACAACGAGTTGCTTTCACTATATCATAAAACGAAAGCGTTTACGAATCAAAAAGGTGGGAAGAAGATAATGAAACGAAAATGGCTGCTTGTCAGTATTTTTCTGGTGACTGTCATTTCTGGCTGCACGAATAAGACAAATGACGGCGTACAAATAAATGCATTAAAAGCGCAAGTGAAAGAACAACAAAAAGTCATCCATGAACTTAAACAAGAAAACGAAAAATTGACGAAAAAAATGTCCGAACAACACGTGAACAAGGATGTGCTGCATACGGCGCTTGATGTAGTAACAGCACTTCAAGCAAAAGACATGAAAAAAGTAGCGACATACGTTCATCCAGAAAAAGGAGTGCGTTTTAGCCCGTACGGTCATGTTAACCCCGACAGCGACGTTGTTTTTAAGAAAACCGAACTTCCTTCTTTAATGGAAAGCAAGCATATTTATCATTTTGGTACGTTTGACGGTTCCGGACAGCCGATTGACATGACATTCCAAGACTATTTTCATAAATTTGTATATGATGTTGATTTTGCTAACCCGCATATAATTGGGAACAATGTGGTGATCGGGAAGGGAAATACAATAGAAAACATTCATGACGTATACCCGAACGCCGTATTTGTCGAGTTTCATTTTACCGGTTTTGATAAGCAATATAACGGAATGGATTGGAGAAGCTTACGGCTTGTATTGGAAAAACAAGGAGAAACATGGTATTTAGTGGGGATTGTTCACGATCAATGGACGATTTAAAAAAGGGTGCCCTAAGGACACCCTTTTATTTCGCCCTAAATACGGAGGAGTACAATTTGTAGCCGCCATCTAAGTTTTTCGCGACAAATCCGTTTTCTTGCAAAATACGAGTGGCTAAATAGCCGCGTAGTCCAACTTGGCAAGTGACATAAATCGGTTGGTCGTTCGGTAATTCATGCAATCGCTCGCGAAGTTCGTCGAGCGGAATGTTGACAGACCCATCGATAGCGCCGCGTGCCACTTCCAGTGGGGTGCGGACATCGACGAGGAAGCCACCGCTAGCCACAATGTCATCAATTTCGTGCCATTGTACCGTCCCAATACCGTCCATCACATTCGATGCTACGTACCCAGCCATATTTACCGGGTCTTTCGCAGAGGAGAACGGAGGCGCATAAGCAAGTTCTAAATCTGGCAATTCGCGAACAGTCAATCCACCTTTAATAGCAGTAGCAATGACATCAATACGTTTGTCCACCCCATCTTTTCCAACCGCCTGTGCTCCGTAAATTTTTCCTGTTTGTTTATCGAAAATGAGCTTTAGCGTCATTTGCTGGGCGTTTGGATAATAGCTTGCATGGCTCATTGGATGAATGTGGACGACTTCGTACGGAATGCCGAGCTGTTTTAACGTTTTTTCGTTATTTCCTGTCACCGCAACCGTTAAATCAAACACTTTCGCAATTGCTGTTCCGAGCGTACCATTATATTTTACATCGATTCCGTGAATATGGTCGGCAACGAGCCGCCCTTGCCGGTTTGCCGGCCACGCGAGCGGAACGAACGTTTCAAAACCGTGAATGTAGTTTTTCACTTCAATCGCATCGCCAATCGCGTAAATGTTCGGGTCGGACGTTTGTAAATGCTCATTCACTTTAATTGTACCGCGGATGCCTAATTCAAGCCCTGCTTCTTTTGCTAGTTGACTTTCTGGCTGCACCCCAATGGCTAAAATAATCATATCGGTATCAATCACTTGCCCGCTCGTTAAGACGATGCGGCGACCGTTATTTTCAAGCGATTGTACGCCATCTTCTAACATAAGTTGAATACCGTGTTCTTTCATGTGCGTATGCACAATCGCTGCCATTTCATAGTCGATTGGCGGCATTACTTGATTTGCCCGTTCGATGAGTGTAACGTTTACCCCGCGTTCGGCTAAGTTTTCAGCCATTTCGACGCCGATGAATCCACCGCCGATGACGACAGCGTGTTTTGGCTGTTGTTGATCGACGTATGCCTTAATTTTATCTGTATCTGGCACGTTGCGAAGTGTGAAGAGCGCGTCGGCTGTCTCGCTGCCTGGAATTGGCGGCACAATTGGCTTTGCGCCAGGGGATAAAATGAGTACATCGTATGTTTCTTCGTACTCTTCTCCTGACAAGACATGCTTCACGGCAACCGTTTTGCGGTCGCGATGAATGGCCGTCACTTCGCTAAAGTTGCGAATATCAAGTTTAAACCGTTTGGACATGCCTTCGACCGTCTGCACTAATAGTTTTTTCCGGTCGGTAATGACTTCGCCAATATAATACGGCAATCCGCAATTGGCGAAAGAAATATATTCCCCACGTTCAAACATAACGATCTCATATTTTTCGCTTAACCGGCGCAAACGCGCTGCGGCGGTAGCTCCCCCTGCAACTCCGCCGACGATAACCATTTTTTTCATTAGTAGCCCCTCCCATAAAATTTATGCTGTTTTTATTGTTGGGTTGATTTCTAAGCAACATACTCCCTTTATTTGAAAACCGTATCGCTTCAACTTGCGTACCCCTAAATTTGTCGTAATCGCATCAGATGTAATCAAAATAACCTCTTTATAAGGAATTTGATGGTAATTACGCTTGATGTACGATAGTGGCAAAGGAATTGCCGTTGGAACAGGAAGTGCCGTTGCCTCGTTATATTCGCGCAAGTCAATGACAGCAGCGTGTTTTATATTAGGTAGTTGCGTCTTTGAAATCATGGAAACGCCGCAAACTGGCACGTATCGTATATACAGCTCGTATATGATTGTACTAACAACTAGAGCAAGCAATAGTTCCATGTCGCTGAATACATCCCTCCATTCTTATACCCCATAAGGTATATTAACAATTATTAGTTGATTTGTCAAGGGTGTTTAAAAGTGCTTGTTTGTTTTCACCATATTTTCACTTTTCTTTTTTACACTGAAACTAGAAAACGAAATGCAGCAAGGAGGAATAGTGATGAACATGACACCGTATGAATACACGACACCACCAGTGAAAAAGCGAGGATTTTTCTCTGTTTTATCTGCTTCCATCATCGGAGCAGTGATTGGAAGTGGGGTGACGCTCTATGCCGCACCGCATGTAGGAATGCTATCTACAAAAGTGAAACAAACAGAAACTGCTTCAACGGAAACAAAGCAAGAAACAACACAAAATACTCTATCGCTTCAACAAACGGCTAGCACTGCAAACAATATGATTACGGCCATCAATCAAGTAGCCGATGCAGTCGTTGGTGTTGTCAACATTCAAAAACAAATGGACTTTTTCTCTGGCTCTTCTTCCGAGCAAGAAGCTGGCACTGGATCAGGCGTTATTTTTAAAAAAGAAGGGAATAGCGCCTACATTGTCACGAACAATCACGTCATTGAAGGGGCGAATAAAGTAGAAGTATCGCTTGGAAAAGGGAAACGTGTTCAAGCGACGGTTGTCGGTGCGGATCCGCTAACAGATTTAGCGGTATTAAAAATTGACGGAACACATGTGCAAAAAGTCGCTAGCTTTGGTGATTCGTCTGCCCTTCGTATCGGCGAGCCAGTCGCGGCAATTGGCAACCCGCTCGGCTTAGATTTGTCGCGAACAGTAACAGAAGGGATTGTCAGCGGTAAACGAACGATTCCTGTTTCAACATCGGCAGGGGAGTGGGAGTTGAACGTCATTCAAACCGATGCCGCGATTAACCCTGGCAATAGCGGCGGAGCATTGATTAATAGTGCTGGACAAGTTATCGGCATTAACAGTTTGAAAATTGCCCAAGAGGGGGTAGAGGGGCTAGGATTTGCCATCCCAATTCAAGATGCGAAACCAATTATTGAGCAGTTGATGCAATATGGAAAAATTAAACGCCCGTATCTTGGGGTCGGACTGCGAGATGTCAGCGAAATCCCAGCGGATGTTCGTTTTGAGCAACTTGGATTGCCAGAAAATGAAACGAACGGAGTCGTTGTCACAGCGGTAGAGGCCTCTTCGCCAGCTGCCAAAGCAGGGCTGCAAGCGAAGGATGTTATTACAGCGATTAACGACACAACCGTTAACAACGTCAGCGAATTAAGAAAATACTTATATACGAATACAAAAGTTGGCGAAACTGTTCAACTCCACATTTTACGTAACGGCAAACGCATGACAATCTCCCTTCAATTAAGTGAGCGGAATAATCAATAAAAAGAATACGGTCAAGACTCATTGTTTACCAAAAAATCGCGGTCATCGTTTAGACGAATGGCCGCAATTTTTTTAGGCATGAATGCATAGAAATAATAAAAAAGGAATTTTTTTACGTAAGTAGAATAGAAAAATAAAAGCGTTTAAATTTGGAGGTATGCCAATGGAGTTTAAAAACTATGAAGAGTTTTGGCCGTTTTATTTATCGCAGCATCGCAAACGAGCAACGAGGGTTTGGCATTTTATCGGGACTAGTTTTGTGTTTATTTTTCTTGTCACGGCGGTTGTAACATGGAACGCTTGGTGGATATTAGCCGCTCCAGTCGTGGCGTATTCGTTTGCTTGGATTAGCCATTTCTTTATCGAAGGGAATAAGCCGGCGACGTTCGGCCATCCGCTTTGGTCGCTACGGGCAGATTTTCGGATGTATCGGCTCATGTTGCTTGGAAAATTAGAAAAAGAACTAGAGTAGCGCAGCTTGTCTTCGAATGAGGCGCATGTGTAAAGCATATAGTAATAGTAGCAAAACGAAAGGAGTGAAGCGCATGGTGACAAAACCAGCGGGCTTTTGGAAACGATTGCTTGCAAGTTTTTTAGACGGTCTTATTATCGGTATTCCGTTAAGCATTATTGGTTATTTAATTACTGGAAAAGCAGAAGGAAATTGGTTCACTTCGCTCATGAATATCTTATACATGTGGCTTATCCCGGTTGCGTGGTCAGGGTATACAGTAGGGAAGAAAATCGTCGGCATTCGCATCGTGAAGGTAAACGGGGAGAAACTTGGCGTTGGCGCGATGTTTTTGCGCTCCTTTGTCGCCTACCTTATTTATGGGCTTACGCTAGGGATTGCTTTCTTAGTCAGTGCTATTATGGTAGCAGCTCGCGAAGATAAGCGAGCGATTCACGACTTCCTCGCGGGGACATACGTAACGACCGAACCGAAAGTGAAGGAGTAAAAACGACAACAATTACAGGCGTGTTGATTAACCAATAAGAACCAGTTGGCATCGCTCTATTCCTAGCTTTTCTGCCGTTGTCGGCAAACGGTACGTTTGCCGACGGGCATGCTGTACGCATGCCCTCCTCGAACAATGAACGCTTTGCGGGCAAATGTCATTTGCCCGCCGGCGTTCTTGTTCGAGGGAAAAGGCAGAAAAGCTTGTGGTCAGCCATATGATTCTATATTTTTAGTAAAATAATGGATAATCAACACTCGTGCAACAATTATTTTGATACACAAGGAAACCCGCTCCTCTTTGAGTTTTTATTCATCGAGGAGCGGTTTTTTATGCCATTTTCAAATGAAGAAAGTATATTCATTCATATATAAATTTTTTCAAAATATTTATAAAAACGATTTATAAACATTCATAAGCATTTTTAAATATTCTAGAAAAAAACTTTTTGCATTTTCCTTTTTGTTAATGTTAATATTAGAATAACTAAAAATATTCTTAATTAATAAACAAGGGGGAGGGGCTTGATTAAATATAAAGCGCTTACATAAAAATGATAACAAAGGGGAGGAAGGGATATGCAGCCATCACAAGGGTTAAAGCGAGAGTTAAAAAGTAGACATTTATTTATGATTGCACTTGGCGGTGTCATCGGAACAGGGTTGTTTTTAGGTTCAGGGTACACAATCCATGAAGCGGGACCGGGGGGAGCGCTTGTTGCTTACTTATTCGGTGGATTTGTCATGTATTTGACGATGCTTTGTCTAGGAGAATTAGCAGTTTCCTTGCCAGATGCAGGTTCGTATCAAACGTATGCAACAAAATATATTTCGCCTTCCGCAGGATATGTCATCGGCTGGCTTTCATGGCTAAACTGGTCGGTGACAGTAGGGCTGGAGCTTTTAACAGTGAGTATTTTAATGAAACGGTGGTTTCCAGACGTTCCTTCTTGGATTTGGTGCGTTGTTTTTGCGGTTGTGCTATTTTCCATTAACGCACTTTCGACAAGGAGCTTTGCCGAAGTAGAGTTTTGGTTTTCTAGCATTAAAGTATTAACAATTATTGCGTTTATTATTTTAGGTGGAGCAGCGATGTTTGGTTTCCTAGAAATGAAAGGTGGGAAGCCCGCTCCGATGTTTTCTAACTTTACAGACCATGGGGGATTGTTTCCGAATGGCATTGCGGCCATTTTAGTGACGATGATTGGCGTAAACTTCTCCTTCCAAGGAACAGAGCTTGTCGGTGTAGCGGCAGGAGAGAGTGAAAATCCGGAAAAAACGGTGCCGAAAGCGATTAACAATACTGTTTGGCGCATTTTGCTCTTTTTTGTATTAGCCATTTTTGTGCTAGCAGGTCTTTTCCCGTGGGAAAAAGCGGGCTTAGTAGAAAGTCCATTTGTTGTTGTATTTGACAGCATCGGCATCCCATATGCAGCCGACATTGTAAACTTCGTCATTATTACAGCTGTTCTTTCTGTCGCCAATTCAGGCTTGTACGCTACTTCTCGCGTGCTTTGGTCAATGTCGCGTCAAGGGATGGTGAGCCCTATGTTCAGCAAGCTGTCGAAAAATGGGGTACCGCTCAACGCGCTAATCGCTAGTATGCTCATCGGCTGTCTTTCTTTATTAAGCGGCATTTACGCAGAAGATACGGTCTATTTATGGCTTTTGTCCATTGCAGGGTTTGGTGCGGTAACAGTATGGGCATCCATCGCGCTATCTAACTACTTGGGAAGAAAAGCGTTTTTAAAACAAGGTGGCGCTGTTCGCGATTTAAAATATAAAACACCGCTTTATCCATTCGTCCCACTTTTAGCGCTTGCGTTGAATACGCTGATTATTGTTAGTCTTGCGTTTATCCCAGAGCAGCGCATGGCGCTTTATTGCGGCATTCCATTTATGCTTGCTTGCTATATTTATTACCATCTTGTCGCAAAACACCGAACAACAGAACAACGAATGACTTCCAAAATAGAAATTGAGAGAATGTGAGGACAAAACAGGCTTCCGGACAAGGAGCCTGTTTTTTTGGTACAATGGTGGAGGAAAACAAAAAGGGAGGGCGTGTATTGGAGAAACAACCGTTATGGAATGAAGCTGAAGCGTTTATTCGCATATGTTATCAAGAACTAGGGAAAAATGAGATGGATACGGAACATCGTCTTGCGGAGATTGAGCGAGAGATTGTCCTTACCGGTACGTATACTCATACATATGAAGAATTGGAACACGGCGCCAAAATGGCGTGGCGCCATAGTAACCGTTGCATTGGCCGCTTATTTTGGCAAACGTTACATGTGTTTGATGCACGGAACGCTGAAACAGAGGAAGACATAGTAACCCATTTATTTCGTCATATTGAATTTGCGACAAATGGCGGAAAAATTCGCCCAACAATTACAGTGTTTAAGCCGAATGGAGATGTACGCATTTGGAACCACCAACTCATCCGTTATGCGGGGTATGAAACAGAACATGGGGTAATCGGTGATTCTTCTTCCATTTCTTTTACAAAAGCATGCGAACAGATGGGGTGGAAAGGAGAACGAACGAATTTTGATTTGTTGCCCCTTGTCGTTCAACAAAAGGAGCGACGACCAAAATGGTTTAACATCCCACGCGAGATTGTGCTAGAAGTTCCGATCAAGCATCCAGAGCTTGTGTGGTTTCAAGACTTGCAGCTGAAATGGTATGCGGTGCCGATTATTTCGGATATGTGTTTAGAAATTGGCGGTATTCATTATATGGCTGCTCCTTTTAACGGTTGGTATATGGAAACGGAAATTGGCGCTCGCAATTTAGCAGATGATTACCGTTACAACATGCTTCCAAAAATTTCTTCGTGTATGGGATTGGATATGAGTACAAACGCAACCCTTTGGAAAGATAAAGCGTTAATTGAACTGAATGTAGCGGTTCTTCATTCTTTCAAAAAAGCAGGTGTTAGCATCGTCGATCACCATACAGCAGCGCAGCAGTTTAAGTTATTCGAGCAAAAAGAACAAGAAGCTGGTCGGCGCGTCACCGGCGATTGGACATGGCTTATTCCTCCCGTTTCGCCAGCGACGACACATATTTTTCATAAAAATTATGACAATACGATCATTACACCGAACTTCTTTTATCAAAAGCGACCGTACGAATAACGATTTCCATCATAGTTGCACTTTTCTCCCCATATATTAAATTGGGGGGATGTGTATGCAATTTTATTATGGTCAACAAATGCCGCTTCGTATTTTAGATGAGGCGGAGTTTTGGAAACACCAAGAGGAAGAACATACCGTTGTCATTCGCGAGCTTGTGGTCGGATTAGAGCAACCGTTTGTTGAGGCGCTGCAAAAGTGGGAAGAGGCATTGTCAGCTACTCATCAACAAATCGTCCGCTATATCGAATCCGTTGTTCGCGCGGGGGCATATTTACCTAACGAACTGTATCAGCAAGTGTTACATTTAGTGTCATTTTGTTTGCAACAGAGCCTGGCATTTATTCAGTTGTGCCAGCAACTGAAAACTGCCAGCGTTGCTGTTCGGCAAAATAAAACTGCGAACGTCGTCTTAAACCACATTATTCGCGAATCGGAATACTTTGTCGGTATTGCCCAAGTGCTGTTGTACAGAAAGCAAGATGCCTACTCATAACAGGGTAGGCATTTCTTGTTTAAAACTATACTTACAAAACAAAAAAAGAAAGATAGGACCTTTGTATGTTTTATTATATCGTTTTTTAACAGTATATTATAATAAAAATTCTCTTTCCTTTCTTCAAGGAAATGATATAATAAAAAATAAATTCTTAATTTACGGAAAATTTGGAGGGGGAAAAAGTGTCGCTGTCGAGTTACATTATTCGTACACTAGTAGTCGTCATTCCAGGGACGGTACTCATTGGTTTAGGAGTGTGCATCGGAAATAGGGTGAATGGGCTTGCTTTTTGGTGGACAATGGGAGCAACTGTATTGCTCGGTATGATTCTTGGGACATTATCGGCGACGATAAACTATCGCCGCTTTGTCGCACCAATCGCTGTCATTAACGAACATTTGCAAAAAATGACGGACGGTGATTTATTAACACGCGTTCCGTTTGAACGTGTAAGGGAGTTAAAACCGATCGCCATTTGTATAAACGACATGGCGGAAACATGGGGAGAAATGATGGGCAACATGAAACGCCATTCGGATGAGATGGCGCATTTTTCTGAACAGCTTTCGTACATTGCCGAACAAACGACAAAAGCAACCGAGCAAATTGCAACAACGATGGAAGATATCGCCTTGCACGCTGAGCAGCAAGTAAAAATGGTACAAGAAACATCTCGATCGATGAATGACATTTCCCATTCGCTGATGAATGTTGCAACCAATACGGAGCGTGTATCAGCAAATACAGGGGAAACGTTAGTGAAAGCAACGACAGGGAAGCAATCCATTGAACAAATGGAAGAACAAATGAAATTTATTCATGCGCACGTGCAAACGCTCGGACAAGTTGTGAAAGGATTAGGGGAGCGTTCGAACGAAATCGGGCAAATTACGCAAGTCATCACCGGCATTGCTTCACAAACGAACTTGTTGGCATTGAACGCAGCCATTGAAGCGGCACGAGCAGGGGAACAAGGGAAAGGGTTCGCTGTCGTTGCGGATGAAGTACGGAAACTCGCTGAGCAATCTGCTCAATCTGCTCAGCAGATTACCCAACTAATCGGCGACATTCAGAAAGAAACAGAACAGGCGATTCGCTCGACAGAAACGGTCGTTGGCGAAGTATCCGAAGGGCTTCATGCCGTGCAAACTGCCGGTCTATCATTTGAACAAATTCGCCAATCGATCAACAGCGTCAATGAACAAATGGAACACGTTTCTTCCGTCATTCAGCAAATGACAAAAAGCGCTCAACAAGTAGCTACCTCGGTGGAACAAATCATTACCATTGTAGAACAGGCATCGGCAGGCTCTACAAACATCTCCGCAGCTACTGAAGAGCAGATGGCATCCATGGAAGAAATCGCTTCTTCTGCTTCCTCGCTCCGTAAAATGGCGGAAGATATGCAACGGCTTATGCAGGGATTTCGAGCATAAAAAGCGTTTACAACTTTGAATAAATATGCTAGAATTTTAGAAAAAATAAATTCATGTTTGATCTACTAGGGGAGTCCAATAGCTTGGACTGAGAGAAGAACGCGCGAAAGTTCTTTGACCCTTTGAACCTGATCTGGGTTATACCAGCGTAGGGAAGTAGATAGTGAGAGTAGTATATACTTTACGCTATTTATACATTCCATCGGGTTCTCTTTATAAGAGAACCCGATTTTATTTCTCCATACGTTTTGGTGTAACTTCGGATCAAATCAAAAAAAGAGGAGGAAGTTGCATGCAAAACGTTTTATCTTCTATGCCGTTTCCGGCAAGCAAAAAAGTGTATGTGGAAGGATCGCGTCCGGATATTCGCGTGCCGATGCGAGAAATTACATTGGGTCCGACGAGAACGGAAACAGGTACATTTGAAAACGCCCCTGTTCGCGTCTACGACACCAGCGGGCCGTATACGGATCCGCAGTTTCAACCAGACATTCATAAAGGATTGCCAGAATTGCGTAAACGTTGGATTTTAGAGCGGGGCGACGTGGAGGAGTACGAAGGGAGACCGGTAAAACCGGAAGATAACGGCCTTCGTAGCGGAAAACAGCCAGAAATCGTTCCGCCGTTTGCTCGCAAGCCGCTTCGAGCGAAAAAAGGGCAAGTAGTCACGCAAATGCATTACGCCAAAAAAGGCATTATTACACCGGAGATGGAATTTGTTGCCCTTCGCGAACAAATCGATCCGGAAATCGTTCGCCAAGAAGTGGCAGCGGGGCGAGCGATTATTCCATCGAACATAAATCACCCAGAGAGTGAACCGATGATTATCGGCAGCCGATTCCATGTCAAAATTAACGCGAACATCGGCAACTCGGCGGTTACGTCGTCGATTGAGGAAGAAGTGGAAAAAATGTTGTGGGCAGTCCGTTGGGGCGCTGATACGATTATGGATTTATCGACAGGAAAAAACATTCATGCCACACGGGAATTTATTATTCGCAACTCGCCAGTTCCTGTCGGGACGGTGCCAATTTATCAAGCATTGGAAAAGGTCAATGGCGTTGTCGAAGATTTGACGTGGGAAATTTACCGCGATACGCTCATTGAGCAGGCGGAACAAGGGG contains these protein-coding regions:
- the cdr gene encoding CoA-disulfide reductase, whose protein sequence is MKKMVIVGGVAGGATAAARLRRLSEKYEIVMFERGEYISFANCGLPYYIGEVITDRKKLLVQTVEGMSKRFKLDIRNFSEVTAIHRDRKTVAVKHVLSGEEYEETYDVLILSPGAKPIVPPIPGSETADALFTLRNVPDTDKIKAYVDQQQPKHAVVIGGGFIGVEMAENLAERGVNVTLIERANQVMPPIDYEMAAIVHTHMKEHGIQLMLEDGVQSLENNGRRIVLTSGQVIDTDMIILAIGVQPESQLAKEAGLELGIRGTIKVNEHLQTSDPNIYAIGDAIEVKNYIHGFETFVPLAWPANRQGRLVADHIHGIDVKYNGTLGTAIAKVFDLTVAVTGNNEKTLKQLGIPYEVVHIHPMSHASYYPNAQQMTLKLIFDKQTGKIYGAQAVGKDGVDKRIDVIATAIKGGLTVRELPDLELAYAPPFSSAKDPVNMAGYVASNVMDGIGTVQWHEIDDIVASGGFLVDVRTPLEVARGAIDGSVNIPLDELRERLHELPNDQPIYVTCQVGLRGYLATRILQENGFVAKNLDGGYKLYSSVFRAK
- a CDS encoding RDD family protein; the encoded protein is MVTKPAGFWKRLLASFLDGLIIGIPLSIIGYLITGKAEGNWFTSLMNILYMWLIPVAWSGYTVGKKIVGIRIVKVNGEKLGVGAMFLRSFVAYLIYGLTLGIAFLVSAIMVAAREDKRAIHDFLAGTYVTTEPKVKE
- a CDS encoding S1C family serine protease, with amino-acid sequence MNMTPYEYTTPPVKKRGFFSVLSASIIGAVIGSGVTLYAAPHVGMLSTKVKQTETASTETKQETTQNTLSLQQTASTANNMITAINQVADAVVGVVNIQKQMDFFSGSSSEQEAGTGSGVIFKKEGNSAYIVTNNHVIEGANKVEVSLGKGKRVQATVVGADPLTDLAVLKIDGTHVQKVASFGDSSALRIGEPVAAIGNPLGLDLSRTVTEGIVSGKRTIPVSTSAGEWELNVIQTDAAINPGNSGGALINSAGQVIGINSLKIAQEGVEGLGFAIPIQDAKPIIEQLMQYGKIKRPYLGVGLRDVSEIPADVRFEQLGLPENETNGVVVTAVEASSPAAKAGLQAKDVITAINDTTVNNVSELRKYLYTNTKVGETVQLHILRNGKRMTISLQLSERNNQ
- a CDS encoding DUF962 domain-containing protein, encoding MEFKNYEEFWPFYLSQHRKRATRVWHFIGTSFVFIFLVTAVVTWNAWWILAAPVVAYSFAWISHFFIEGNKPATFGHPLWSLRADFRMYRLMLLGKLEKELE
- a CDS encoding rhodanese-like domain-containing protein, with the protein product MELLLALVVSTIIYELYIRYVPVCGVSMISKTQLPNIKHAAVIDLREYNEATALPVPTAIPLPLSYIKRNYHQIPYKEVILITSDAITTNLGVRKLKRYGFQIKGVCCLEINPTIKTA
- a CDS encoding nitric oxide synthase oxygenase translates to MEKQPLWNEAEAFIRICYQELGKNEMDTEHRLAEIEREIVLTGTYTHTYEELEHGAKMAWRHSNRCIGRLFWQTLHVFDARNAETEEDIVTHLFRHIEFATNGGKIRPTITVFKPNGDVRIWNHQLIRYAGYETEHGVIGDSSSISFTKACEQMGWKGERTNFDLLPLVVQQKERRPKWFNIPREIVLEVPIKHPELVWFQDLQLKWYAVPIISDMCLEIGGIHYMAAPFNGWYMETEIGARNLADDYRYNMLPKISSCMGLDMSTNATLWKDKALIELNVAVLHSFKKAGVSIVDHHTAAQQFKLFEQKEQEAGRRVTGDWTWLIPPVSPATTHIFHKNYDNTIITPNFFYQKRPYE
- a CDS encoding DUF2935 domain-containing protein, giving the protein MQFYYGQQMPLRILDEAEFWKHQEEEHTVVIRELVVGLEQPFVEALQKWEEALSATHQQIVRYIESVVRAGAYLPNELYQQVLHLVSFCLQQSLAFIQLCQQLKTASVAVRQNKTANVVLNHIIRESEYFVGIAQVLLYRKQDAYS
- a CDS encoding amino acid permease, which gives rise to MQPSQGLKRELKSRHLFMIALGGVIGTGLFLGSGYTIHEAGPGGALVAYLFGGFVMYLTMLCLGELAVSLPDAGSYQTYATKYISPSAGYVIGWLSWLNWSVTVGLELLTVSILMKRWFPDVPSWIWCVVFAVVLFSINALSTRSFAEVEFWFSSIKVLTIIAFIILGGAAMFGFLEMKGGKPAPMFSNFTDHGGLFPNGIAAILVTMIGVNFSFQGTELVGVAAGESENPEKTVPKAINNTVWRILLFFVLAIFVLAGLFPWEKAGLVESPFVVVFDSIGIPYAADIVNFVIITAVLSVANSGLYATSRVLWSMSRQGMVSPMFSKLSKNGVPLNALIASMLIGCLSLLSGIYAEDTVYLWLLSIAGFGAVTVWASIALSNYLGRKAFLKQGGAVRDLKYKTPLYPFVPLLALALNTLIIVSLAFIPEQRMALYCGIPFMLACYIYYHLVAKHRTTEQRMTSKIEIERM
- a CDS encoding methyl-accepting chemotaxis protein gives rise to the protein MSLSSYIIRTLVVVIPGTVLIGLGVCIGNRVNGLAFWWTMGATVLLGMILGTLSATINYRRFVAPIAVINEHLQKMTDGDLLTRVPFERVRELKPIAICINDMAETWGEMMGNMKRHSDEMAHFSEQLSYIAEQTTKATEQIATTMEDIALHAEQQVKMVQETSRSMNDISHSLMNVATNTERVSANTGETLVKATTGKQSIEQMEEQMKFIHAHVQTLGQVVKGLGERSNEIGQITQVITGIASQTNLLALNAAIEAARAGEQGKGFAVVADEVRKLAEQSAQSAQQITQLIGDIQKETEQAIRSTETVVGEVSEGLHAVQTAGLSFEQIRQSINSVNEQMEHVSSVIQQMTKSAQQVATSVEQIITIVEQASAGSTNISAATEEQMASMEEIASSASSLRKMAEDMQRLMQGFRA